A window of the Yersinia rochesterensis genome harbors these coding sequences:
- the hypB gene encoding hydrogenase nickel incorporation protein HypB encodes MCTTCGCASGERKIEGDDNHQHDDHHHDHHDGHHHHHDGHHDQHQHEHHKTAAPTQKIQHKHKHKYVAKGTQPVIVHHHYYYHQGDVHHHYHGKAPEPMVATEPSDTDAPAAEPFTPQVHADKLGLHYGQGEAGSHAPGMGQRRLLQIELDVLSKNNQLASHNREHFVEQHILALNLVSSPGSGKTTLLTTTLQLLAGQVPCAVIEGDQQTTHDAERIRATGVPAIQVNTGKGCHLDAQMVHDAAHRLNLSNDSLLFIENVGNLVCPASFDLGERHKVAVLSVTEGEDKPLKYPHMFAASTLMIINKIDLLPYLDFDIEQCIHYARQVNPEIQVIALSASSGEGMDLWLEWLEAQRCA; translated from the coding sequence ATGTGTACGACTTGTGGTTGCGCCAGCGGCGAGAGAAAGATCGAGGGCGACGACAATCATCAACATGATGATCACCACCACGACCACCATGACGGTCATCACCATCATCATGACGGTCACCATGATCAGCACCAGCATGAGCATCACAAAACAGCGGCCCCGACGCAAAAGATTCAGCATAAACATAAACACAAATATGTTGCCAAGGGGACACAGCCGGTGATTGTTCATCACCATTATTATTACCATCAGGGTGATGTTCACCATCACTATCACGGTAAAGCGCCGGAGCCGATGGTGGCCACGGAACCGTCAGACACTGACGCGCCCGCCGCAGAGCCCTTCACGCCGCAAGTTCATGCTGACAAGCTGGGGCTGCATTATGGGCAGGGTGAAGCCGGTAGCCATGCACCGGGCATGGGGCAGCGCCGCTTGTTGCAAATCGAGCTGGACGTCCTGAGCAAAAACAATCAGTTAGCCAGTCATAATCGTGAGCATTTTGTCGAGCAACATATTTTGGCGCTGAATTTGGTTTCCAGCCCCGGCTCTGGCAAAACCACCTTGTTAACCACCACCCTGCAACTGCTGGCCGGGCAAGTGCCCTGCGCGGTGATTGAAGGTGATCAGCAAACTACTCATGATGCCGAACGTATTCGCGCCACCGGTGTGCCAGCGATTCAGGTCAATACCGGCAAAGGCTGCCATCTGGATGCGCAGATGGTTCATGATGCCGCGCACCGCTTGAATCTGAGCAATGACAGCCTGCTATTCATTGAAAACGTTGGGAATTTAGTGTGTCCCGCCAGCTTTGATCTTGGCGAACGTCATAAAGTGGCGGTGCTTTCGGTGACGGAAGGTGAAGATAAACCGCTGAAATACCCTCATATGTTTGCCGCCTCCACCCTAATGATTATCAATAAAATCGACCTGCTGCCGTACCTGGATTTTGATATCGAACAGTGCATTCATTATGCCCGTCAGGTGAATCCTGAAATTCAGGTCATTGCGCTGTCGGCCAGCAGCGGCGAGGGGATGGATTTGTGGCTGGAATGGCTGGAGGCGCAGCGATGTGCTTAG
- a CDS encoding HyaD/HybD family hydrogenase maturation endopeptidase: protein MGILVLGIGNLLLSDEAVGVRIVEALEQRFHIPPGVEVLDGGTAGLELMEAMANREHLIVADAVLTGQPPGSVAVLRDKEIPAMFSRKVSPHQLGLCDVLMALQLTDEFPRQLTLVGVVPESLAPNIGLTPTVTRAIEPALEQILAALRSSGITLKAREESHV from the coding sequence ATGGGGATTTTGGTATTAGGTATAGGTAATTTATTACTCAGCGATGAAGCTGTCGGTGTGCGAATTGTCGAAGCGCTGGAGCAGCGCTTTCACATCCCGCCGGGGGTTGAGGTGCTGGATGGCGGAACCGCCGGTCTGGAATTGATGGAAGCTATGGCCAATCGTGAGCATTTGATTGTGGCCGATGCGGTGCTGACTGGGCAGCCACCGGGCAGTGTCGCGGTATTGCGCGATAAAGAAATACCGGCGATGTTTAGCCGCAAAGTATCGCCACATCAGTTAGGGCTATGTGATGTGCTGATGGCGCTGCAATTGACTGATGAGTTCCCGCGCCAGCTGACCTTGGTGGGGGTGGTGCCCGAATCATTGGCTCCGAATATTGGTCTGACCCCGACGGTCACTCGGGCCATTGAACCGGCGCTGGAACAGATTCTGGCAGCATTACGCAGCAGCGGGATTACCCTCAAAGCGCGAGAAGAAAGTCATGTCTGA
- the hybE gene encoding hydrogenase-2 assembly chaperone, with amino-acid sequence MSDVIAGHEQNPAALLEQVFGQVAADEMRGLPFYRDHIPLRACGFQLFEQQWIGALLTPWMLSLVVLPGPQQSWKRRAVGERLVLALPCGAMGFTVSEIAGCGQYLSRSLMSPLDTALSAERALLLTEQSARMALSLPVVNADAPANPRRRALFNKVSQIKNQHA; translated from the coding sequence ATGTCTGATGTCATTGCGGGCCATGAACAAAACCCAGCTGCATTGCTGGAACAGGTATTCGGCCAAGTGGCGGCCGATGAAATGCGCGGCTTGCCATTTTATCGTGACCATATTCCGCTGCGGGCTTGTGGATTCCAGTTATTTGAGCAGCAATGGATTGGCGCGTTATTGACCCCGTGGATGCTGAGTTTGGTGGTATTGCCGGGGCCGCAGCAGAGTTGGAAACGCCGCGCAGTGGGTGAGCGGCTGGTGCTGGCATTACCTTGCGGCGCAATGGGTTTTACCGTCAGCGAAATTGCCGGTTGCGGGCAGTATCTAAGCCGCTCATTGATGTCGCCACTGGACACCGCGCTCAGTGCCGAACGGGCATTGCTGTTGACGGAGCAGAGTGCGCGCATGGCGCTTTCACTGCCGGTGGTGAATGCTGATGCGCCCGCTAATCCCCGGCGGCGGGCCTTGTTTAACAAAGTTAGCCAAATAAAGAATCAGCATGCATGA
- the hypA gene encoding hydrogenase maturation nickel metallochaperone HypA yields the protein MHEISLCLSTLELIEKQARLNSASRITAVWLEIGALSCIEESALRFSFDAASRQTLAENCQLHLSYLPAVAWCWECSKSVAIDRHDAGCPHCGSHALQVESGSNLQVKQIEVE from the coding sequence ATGCATGAAATCAGTTTGTGTCTCAGTACGCTGGAGCTAATTGAAAAACAGGCGCGGCTTAACAGCGCCTCACGGATAACCGCGGTCTGGCTGGAAATTGGCGCGCTTTCCTGTATTGAGGAAAGCGCTTTGCGCTTTAGCTTTGATGCCGCCAGCCGGCAGACACTGGCAGAAAATTGTCAATTGCATCTCAGCTACCTACCCGCAGTGGCCTGGTGCTGGGAGTGCAGCAAGAGTGTTGCCATTGACCGGCATGATGCCGGGTGCCCGCATTGTGGCAGTCATGCTCTGCAAGTAGAGAGTGGCAGCAATTTGCAGGTAAAACAGATAGAAGTGGAATAA